In Littorina saxatilis isolate snail1 linkage group LG8, US_GU_Lsax_2.0, whole genome shotgun sequence, a single genomic region encodes these proteins:
- the LOC138974368 gene encoding uncharacterized protein, translated as MVQGSSGFDDESVDMELARFRRQGESLGLQGATLAQFVMAQVRREAAIIEERAAQAKLRKEERRRRKEERELQEKKEEAQRQAEAAQRREEIEARRQEEEARRKEERELQEKKEEARRKEEEARRKEERELQEKKEEARRKEERELQEKKEEARRKKEEARRKEEEARRKDEAAQRKEEREFQERKEEARRQEEEARRRDEAERRQEERRIREEELQASEARWKEELALRTGGTERDPSFDKYRVKMSFCDDSVNIDDYLLHFERTATTHRWSRATWAGRLADQLKGRAERAYLRMTPEDASDYNMLKVALLEEFHHTPEHYRREFRNITKQGDENFVQFSRRLQTVLDQWIAMSQCAGDYDRLYDLILREQLMSNFRGELFQYVSDKKPATAKEAAVLAFTHLESKRDARLFNAKRNIGGQMDDEEKKKEKTTSNGSTKTGVGSGEQAEQSEGQVRPVEGSRNKKTNWNREYNNRVICYRCNKAGHIARECTANACMTTEQDDQTKSSEPSEPLCKDCEKIPFRPMGRCKVNGRDAISLRDSGADKTMVKAAFVRPEDYTSGTVHVEFADLDCTKTYPLAWVDVESPYICERILAIVNDNIRPDIFLGNLAQLTSGDWVEVSMYPRRALCAAVTTRAQAEAGARPVKPVVVVQIEGLQVTPDQLKVLQQEDETLVRAKRLAKEGKPIQAGKGMVEFKMSRGILKRVYREKKLECSQICVPRSLRKGLLKFAHDTPMAGHLGTKKTRERLWADFYWPGLCEDVRRYCQSCDRCQKVTPKGRVAKVPLGQMPLPNVPFEKVAVDLVGPIKPAADSGARFILVMVDYATRYPEAVALKSIEAEKVAEALWTMWTRLGIPKEVLSDQGGQFTGAVMREVHRLLAVKGRTTTPYHAQCNGLVERFNGTLKAMIKKLCVEDPKTWDRFIPGVLFAYREVPQESTGFSPFELLYGRTVRGPMAILRDLWTKEGEDGKEAQTASEYVLNLRDRIEETCKIAREHLCEEAVRQKKHYDRGAKRRTFEAGDRALLLLPLKKNKLEMAWRGPYVVEERVGECDYRIRIGPKQKLFHANMLKKYVERPAAIATVCVVDEGEEWETVQSSHEDIPLIPLTSEETIEDVHLDPETPELHLGIKEILKDNKDVITDLPRRTSLAECSMRLAHDEPVRVRQFPLPFTTRDIIAKEVDAMLKMGVIEPSVSPYSSPIVIVEKKDGKKRFCSDYRRLNKIVEFDAEPMPNMEAMFAKLSKAKYLSKIDLAKGYWQIPMAAEDKPKTAFTTPQGCYQWTVMPFGLKTSGAIFSRMMRSPLDMIEIDNFIDDILVATETVERHLECLRALFQRLQEASLSARPSKCYLGFKRLEYLGHMVGNGVIQPEEGKMDKIAKMPRPTTKRQIRSFLGLAGFYRRFVPGFADIALPLTDATKKSQPNKVRWTKPMQVALDTLKVKLSTEPVCKLPDFSVPFTLRTDASGVGLGAMLLQDQGDGMQMVACASKKLLPAERNYSTIERECLAVVWGVRKFGPYLYGKPFCIQSVSRSGDGDQESSDHKPLEYLEGLKATNKRLMRWALALQPYMYTIQAIPGRDNVGADLLSRSEE; from the coding sequence ATGGTCCAGGGTTCTAGTGGGTTTGACGACGAGTCGGTGGACATGGAGTTGGCACGGTTCCGTCGTCAGGGCGAAAGCTTGGGTTTGCAAGGGGCGACGTTGGCCCAGTTTGTAATGGCCCAAGTGCGCAGGGAGGCGGCTATCATCGAGGAGAGAGCGGCGCAGGCGAAGTTGCGGAAGGAAGAGCGGCGACGACGTAAAGAGGAACGAGAACttcaggagaagaaagaagaagctcaACGCCAAGCAGAAGCAGCCCAGCGTAGGGAAGAGATAGAGGCCAGACGCCAGGAAGAAGAAGCCCGACGTAAAGAGGAACGAGAACttcaggagaagaaagaagaagcccGACGCAAGGAAGAAGAAGCCCGACGTAAAGAGGAACGTGAACttcaggagaagaaagaagaagcccGACGTAAAGAGGAACGTGAACttcaggagaagaaagaagaagctcgACGCAAGAAAGAAGAAGCTCGACGCAAGGAAGAAGAAGCTCGACGCAAGGATGAGGCGGCCCAAAGGAAAGAGGAACGGGAGTtccaagaaaggaaagaagaagcaCGACGCCAAGAGGAAGAAGCCCGGCGCAGAGATGAGGCAGAGCGACGCCAGGAGGAGCGTCGCATACGGGAAGAGGAACTGCAAGCAAGTGAGGCGAGGTGGAAAGAGGAGTTAGCTCTGCGCACAGGGGGGACTGAGAGAGATCCGAGTTTCGACAAATACCGGGTAAAGATGTCCTTCTGTGATGATTCTGTCAACATTGACGACTACCTCCTCCACTTCGAGCGAACAGCGACAACACACAGGTGGAGCAGGGCGACATGGGCAGGTCGATTAGCAGACCAATTGAAGGGTCGCGCAGAGAGAGCATACCTACGGATGACTCCCGAGGATGCCAGCGACTACAATATGCTCAAGGTTGCGCTGTTAGAAGAGTTCCATCATACTCCAGAACACTACCGCCGGGAATTCAGAAACATCACAAAGCAAGGGGACGAGAACTTTGTACAGTTTAGTCGTCGGCTGCAGACCGTGTTGGATCAATGGATCGCGATGTCACAGTGTGCGGGAGACTATGACCGGCTGTATGACCTGATCCTGAGAGAACAGTTGATGTCAAATTTCCGGGGTGAGCTGTTCCAGTACGTCAGCGATAAAAAGCCAGCTACAGCCAAGGAAGCGGCGGTGTTAGCGTTCACTCACTTGGAATCAAAACGGGACGCCAGATTGTTCAACGCAAAACGTAACATCGGGGGCCAAATGGACGATgaggaaaagaaaaaggagAAGACTACAAGCAACGGGAGTACCAAGACCGGAGTGGGATCGGGGGAACAGGCAGAGCAGTCAGAGGGCCAAGTGAGGCCAGTAGAGGGCAGCAGGAACAAAAAGACGAACTGGAATCGGGAATACAACAATCGAGTGATATGTTATCGGTGCAATAAGGCGGGACACATTGCCAGGGAGTGTACCGCAAACGCCTGCATGACGACCGAGCAAGATGACCAGACGAAATCTTCCGAGCCGTCAGAGCCGTTGTGCAAAGACTGCGAGAAAATTCCATTTCGGCCGATGGGAAGGTGCAAGGTCAACGGGAGAGACGCAATCAGTCTACGTGATTCAGGGGCAGACAAGACCATGGTAAAGGCTGCATTTGTTAGGCCTGAGGATTACACCAGCGGGACAGTGCACGTAGAGTTTGCCGACTTAGACTGCACAAAGACATACCCCTTAGCATGGGTTGACGTAGAATCGCCGTACATCTGTGAGAGGATTCTTGCCATCGTGAACGACAACATCAGGCCTGACATTTTCCTGGGAAACCTGGCCCAGCTTACGAGCGGAGACTGGGTGGAAGTATCGATGTATCCCAGACGGGCGTTGTGTGCGGCAGTGACAACCAGAGCACAGGCTGAAGCAGGTGCACGGCCGGTGAaaccggtggtggtggtgcagaTTGAAGGGCTGCAAGTGACTCCGGATCAGCTGAAAGTCTTGCAACAAGAAGATGAAACACTCGTGCGCGCAAAACGACTGGCCAAGGAAGGGAAACCGATACAAGCAGGAAAGGGCATGGTGGAGTTCAAGATGTCTCGTGGAATACTCAAGAGGGTTTATCGGGAGAAGAAATTGGAGTGTTCACAAATATGCGTTCCCAGATCCTTGAGGAAAGGACTACTCAAGTTCGCCCACGACACACCCATGGCAGGACATCTGGGAACCAAGAAGACCCGCGAACGTCTATGGGCAGATTTTTATTGGCCAGGCCTGTGCGAAGACGTGCGACGATACTGTCAGTCCTGCGACCGATGCCAAAAAGTCACGCCGAAGGGACGAGTTGCCAAAGTGCCGCTTGGGCAAATGCCTCTGCCCAATGTTCCATTTGAGAAGGTGGCGGTGGATTTGGTGGGGCCGATCAAGCCAGCAGCTGACAGTGGGGCGAGATTCATCCTGGTGATGGTGGACTATGCGACGCGCTACCCCGAGGCTGTGGCACTTAAGTCCATCGAGGCAGAGAAGGTGGCTGAAGCGCTGTGGACTATGTGGACGAGGTTGGGGATACCCAAGGAGGTCCTGTCGGACCAGGGTGGACAGTTCACCGGGGCCGTCATGCGAGAAGTTCACCGGTTGCTCGCCGTCAAGGGACGAACCACTACGCCGTACCATGCGCAATGCAACGGCTTGGTTGAAAGGTTTAATGGCACATTGAAAGCCATGATCAAGAAATTGTGTGTGGAGGACCCCAAGACATGGGATCGGTTTATCCCAGGTGTCTTGTTCGCATACAGGGAGGTTCCGCAGGAAAGTACTGGGTTCTCCCCATTCGAGTTGCTGTACGGCCGTACGGTGAGGGGACCCATGGCCATCTTGAGGGATCTTTGGacaaaagaaggagaagacggGAAGGAAGCGCAGACCGCGTCCGAGTACGTGTTGAACCTCCGGGACCGAATAGAGGAAACATGCAAAATTGCTAGGGAACATCTGTGTGAGGAAGCAGTGCGCCAGAAGAAGCACTACGACCGCGGGGCCAAACGCCGAACCTTCGAGGCTGGAGATCGCGCTCTTCTACTCCTGCCTCTCAAGAAAAACAAGTTGGAGATGGCTTGGCGAGGACCCTACGTCGTGGAGGAAAGAGTGGGCGAGTGTGACTACCGCATCAGGATAGGGCCCAAGCAGAAATTGTTCCACGCCAACATGCTGAAGAAGTATGTGGAGCGGCCTGCAGCGATAGCAACGGTGTGTGTGGTGGATGAAGGGGAGGAGTGGGAAACAGTGCAGTCATCTCACGAAGACATTCCGTTGATACCACTGACGTCAGAGGAAACGATCGAGGATGTGCACTTGGATCCAGAGACGCCAGAACTGCATTTAGGGATCAAGGAAATCCTCAAGGACAACAAGGATGTCATCACTGATCTGCCACGGAGGACTTCGCTGGCAGAGTGTAGCATGCGGTTGGCGCATGACGAACCAGTTAGGGTCCGTCAGTTCCCCTTGCCATTCACGACGCGGGACATTATCGCCAAAGAAGTCGACGcgatgttgaagatgggggtcattgAACCGTCGGTGTCCCCATACAGCTCTCCAATCGTGATCGTGGAGAAGAAAGACGGAAAAAAGAGGTTCTGCTCCGACTACCGCCGTTTGAACAAGATAGTGGAGTTTGACGCCGAACCTATGCCCAACATGGAGGCCATGTTCGCCAAGCTCAGCAAGGCGAAATATCTATCCAAGATAGATCTGGCAAAAGGATACTGGCAGATCCCTATGGCGGCAGAAGACAAGCCCAAGACCGCATTCACAACACCGCAGGGGTGTTACCAGTGGACGGTGATGCCGTTTGGGTTGAAGACGTCAGGAGCCATCTTTTCAAGGATGATGAGGAGCCCTCTCGACATGATCGAGATCGACAATTTCATTGACGACATATTAGTGGCAACTGAAACCGTGGAGCGTCATTTGGAGTGTCTCAGAGCTTTATTCCAGCGGCTGCAGGAAGCATCGTTGTCAGCTCGACCATCCAAGTGTTACTTGGGGTTTAAACGCCTGGAGTACCTGGGACACATGGTGGGAAATGGAGTGATTCAACCCGAGGAAGGGAAGATGGACAAGATAGCGAAGATGCCCAGGCCAACAACAAAGCGGCAGATCCGATCCTTCCTAGGACTAGCCGGATTCTACCGTCGATTTGTGCCGGGTTTTGCTGACATTGCACTCCCGCTGACAGACGCAACCAAGAAGTCACAGCCCAACAAGGTCAGATGGACGAAGCCTATGCAGGTGGCCCTTGATACGCTGAAAGTGAAGTTATCCACAGAGCCGGTGTGCAAGCTGCCGGATTTCTCCGTGCCTTTCACTCTTCGCACAGATGCATCCGGTGTTGGGTTGGGGGCGATGCTACTCCAAGACCAGGGGGACGGGATGCAGATGGTGGCCTGTGCGAGCAAAAAGTTGCTGCCAGCGGAGCGTAACTACAGTACCATCGAGCGCGAGTGCTTGGCGGTGGTGTGGGGGGTGCGGAAGTTTGGCCCGTACCTCTACGGAAAACCTTTCTGCATTCAGTccgtgtcacgatcgggtgacggagaccaagaaagt